A genomic region of Coregonus clupeaformis isolate EN_2021a unplaced genomic scaffold, ASM2061545v1 scaf0010, whole genome shotgun sequence contains the following coding sequences:
- the LOC121551693 gene encoding ral guanine nucleotide dissociation stimulator-like 1, producing the protein MGKWEISMNPVQEWGEEFEEGALYGITLRREPVQIPASPTEARPCVAFVQYRTCKVRRLKAATLNRLVSHLLDPCCQEPDYRRIFLSTYQTFTTTSALIELLFQRDKVALDVDNSECHRRHLLPLIQTWLEEYSDDFRDPPQHPSLRLLLDHLHCLSSFCSLAQRSETLLKKFQREEMDTGGHSAQAKVNQEDEGSGEEVPEWDSPLDQGDIMDFSVTGIAEQLTRLDAGLFGKVVPYQCLGCVWSQRDKKENLSATVSATIAQFNAVTNRVITSLLCRSTTSGPLSVRRASSPAQRACVIEKWIRVGQECRQLKNFSSLRAILSALQSNAVYRLRKTWAAVCRDSMAIFDNLCETFPDENCVLSNREILVEDGSQPAMDNISPKISKDCPIARQMSTSSGVVPYLGTYLTIFTMLDTALPDTVEGDLINFEKRRREFEILSQIRQLQASCSQYNLPHHTRITAWLQGQKLLTDQESYELSRNLEPPVDLCSASAWSHRSLSKKLSSLLKVSEGPSSKTHADQISVSSSGSSGSEMEDLSTPPSTLRLQSLSSSCQNVVEALTSSPEGSTPSSCPSNCSSSSQPDLSAPAPVAAHPKPMLASHHKRSVSMTSLPLYNRQVADSCIVRVSVEAGNGNMYKSILLTSQEKTAQVIQRALEKHNLEHMTCQDFTLTQVISRERELLIPDKANVFYAMSTSANFDFVLRQCPKGQKKPLCATSSLGCYSK; encoded by the exons ATGGGAAAATGGGAGATATCAATG AACCCAGTGCAGGAGTGGGGTGAGGAGTTTGAGGAGGGGGCGTTGTATGGGATCACCTTGCGTCGGGAGCCCGTCCAGATACCAGCCAGCCCCACCGAGGCCCGGCCATGCGTTGCCTTCGTCCAGTACCGGACCTGCAAGGTGCGCAGGCTGAAGGCAGCCACCCTGAACCGGCTGGTGAGCCACCTCCTGGACCCCTGCTGCCAGGAGCCCGACTACAGACGGATCTTCCTGTCCACCTACCAGACCTTCACCACTACCAGTGCACTCATAGAGCTGCTCTTCCAGAG GGACAAAGTAGCTTTAGATGTGGACAACAGTGAATGTCACAGGAG GCATCTGTTGCCCCTGATCCAGACTTGGTTGGAGGAGTACAGTGACGACTTCCGGGATCCTCCTCAGCACCCCTCCCTAAGGCTGCTGTTGGACCACCTTCACTGCCTGTCCTCCTTCTGTTCACTGGCCCAGCGCTCTGAAACTCTGCTTAAGAAGTTCCAGAGAGAAG AAATGGATACTGGTGGCCATTCTGCCCAGGCTAAGGTGAATCAGGAAGACGAGGGCTCAGGGGAGGAAGTCCCAGAATGGGACAGCCCACTGGATCAGGGTGACATCATGGACTTCTCAGTCACAGGCATTGCAGAACAGCTCACCCGACTGGATGCT GGGCTGTTTGGGAAGGTGGTTCCCTACCAGTGTCTGGGCTGTGTGTGGTCCCAGAGAGACAAGAAGGAGAACCTGTCTGCCACAGTCAGCGCCACCATCGCCCAGTTTAACGCAGTCACCAACCGGGTCATCACCTCCCTGCTCTGCCGATCCACCACCTCCGGCCCCCTTTCCGTCCGCAGGGCCTCCAGCCCAGCTCAGAGGGCCTGCGTCATTGAGAAGTGGATCAGAGTAGGACAG GAGTGTCGGCAGCTGAAGAATTTCTCCTCTTTGAGGGCCATCCTGTCTGCCCTTCAGTCCAATGCTGTCTACAGGCTGAGGAAGACTTGGGCTGCTGTGTGTAG GGACAGCATGGCCATCTTTGATAACCTCTGTGAAACCTTCCCAGATGAGAACTGTGTGTTGAgcaacagagagatccttgtggAG GATGGAAGCCAACCAGCCATGGATAACATTTCTCCCAAGATATCCAAGGATTGTCCTATTGCCAGACAGATG AGCACCTCCAGTGGGGTGGTTCCTTACCTGGGCACGTACCTGACTATCTTCACCATGCTGGACACTGCTCTACCAGATACTGTGGAG GGGGACCTCATAAACTTTGAAAAGAGGAGGAGG gagtTTGAGATTCTCTCTCAGATCCGGCAGCTCCAAGCCTCCTGCTCTCAATACAACCTGCCCCATCACACCAGGATCACTGCCTGGTTACAGGGCCAGAAGCTGCTCACGGACCAGGAGAG CTATGAACTGTCCAGAAACCTGGAACCTCCAGTAGACCTCTGCTCCGCCAGTGCCTGGAGCCACCGTTCCCTCAGCAAGAAACTCTCCTC ACTCCTGAAAGTGAGTGAGGGACCCAGCAGCAAAACCCATGCAGACCAGATCAGTGTGTCATCTTCAGGGTCCAGTGGCTCTGAGATGGAggacctctccacccctccctccacactcAGACTGCAG TCTCTGTCCAGCTCCTGTCAAAATGTGGTGGAGGCCTTAACCTCCTCCCCGGAAGGCTCCACTCCCTCCAGTTGTCCCTCCAATTGTTCCTCCAGTTCTCAGCCTGACCTCTCTGCCCCTGCTCCTGTGGCTGCCCACCCTAAACCCATGCTGGCCTCTCATCACAAGCGCTCTGTGTCCATGACCTCCCTCCCGCTCTACAACAGACAGGTGGCTGACTCCTGTATAGTGAGGGTCAGTGTGGAGGCTGGCAACGGCAACATGTACAAGAGCATCCTG CTGACTAGTCAAGAAAAAACTGCCCAGGTGATCCAGAGGGCCCTGGAAAAACACAACCTGGAGCACATGACCTGCCAAGACTTCACCCTCACACAGGTGATCTCCCGGGAAAGAG AGTTACTCATTCCGGACAAAGCTAACGTCTTCTACGCAATGTCCACGTCTGCGAACTTTGACTTTGTTCTGCGCCAGTGTCCAAAGGGTCAAAAGAAACCACTGTGCGCTACTTCCAGCCTTGGATGTTATTCAAAGTAG